A stretch of Cytophagales bacterium DNA encodes these proteins:
- the pyrF gene encoding orotidine-5'-phosphate decarboxylase, which produces MTRQQLFDKIKEKESFLCVGLDPDLDRIPAHIKKMDDPIFEFNKRIIDATGEYAVAFKPNIAFFEALGSRGWESLERTMEYMPKEFFSIADAKRGDIGNSSKMYAKAFFENMDFDAVTVAPYMGEDSVSPFLEYERKWVILLAATSNASSFDFQELLVDNNSEKLYERIIRKSQDWSNPNNLMYVVGATRKESLFKVRSIVPNHFLLIPGVGEQGGDLNHVSRYGMNKQCGLLVNSSRGIIYAGDGEDFAEKAAEAARKVQQQMAKNLMDFSGNRVSGIIDKA; this is translated from the coding sequence ATGACTCGTCAACAGCTTTTTGATAAGATTAAAGAAAAAGAATCGTTCTTATGCGTAGGTCTGGATCCAGATTTGGACAGAATTCCTGCTCATATCAAAAAAATGGATGATCCCATCTTTGAATTCAACAAAAGGATCATCGACGCAACAGGAGAGTATGCAGTGGCCTTTAAGCCAAACATTGCCTTTTTCGAGGCTTTGGGATCCAGAGGTTGGGAATCGCTGGAGCGCACCATGGAGTACATGCCCAAGGAGTTTTTTTCCATCGCCGATGCCAAGCGTGGTGACATTGGAAATAGCTCCAAAATGTATGCAAAGGCATTTTTTGAAAACATGGATTTCGATGCAGTGACTGTCGCTCCATATATGGGCGAAGATTCTGTTTCTCCATTTCTCGAATATGAGCGTAAATGGGTAATCCTATTGGCAGCTACGTCTAATGCAAGTTCCTTCGACTTCCAGGAGCTACTGGTAGATAACAACAGTGAAAAATTGTACGAGCGCATCATCCGCAAAAGCCAGGACTGGAGTAATCCGAATAACTTGATGTATGTGGTAGGTGCCACACGTAAAGAATCACTTTTTAAGGTTCGATCCATTGTTCCAAATCACTTCCTATTGATACCTGGGGTCGGAGAACAAGGCGGTGATTTAAATCATGTGAGTCGATATGGCATGAATAAGCAATGTGGCCTGCTTGTCAACTCTTCACGCGGGATCATTTACGCCGGAGATGGCGAAGACTTTGCAGAAAAAGCCGCTGAAGCTGCCCGTAAAGTCCAACAGCAAATGGCTAAAAACCTGATGGATTTTTCAGGAAATCGAGTCTCGGGAATCATCGATAAAGCCTAA
- a CDS encoding CBS domain-containing protein → MGELNIHVNTSGEERLQFLQHLLNDLKALERMHKEGMIEDDAIRIGAEQEFCLVNEQWRPATNAMEVLQELNDPHFTTELARFNLEINLNPVDLKGSAFSQMEGQLNQLMQKANEAADKHGSKIVLTGILPSISMHEMELDFMTPLDRYYALNDLFKKARGGDFRMHFSGVDEFSINHNSVMFEACNTSFQMHLQIRPDDFVQSYNWSQAIAGPVLAACVNSPLLLGKELWCETRIALFQQTLDTRVIARAHLDKQARVTFGSNWVHGDVVDYFKHEVSKYKALLTREIEQNSLETLKGGQIPKLQALSLHNGTIYRWNRPCYGVGGGKPHIRIENRYIPAGPSVKDEMANLAFWVGLMVGRPAEFDDLPKTMDFQDAKANFLRACRNGTETVMSWKGKRIPLADLISEELLPIARTGLQKMNIDEADINQSLEVIEKRMNGHTGSQWMVSNYRRFKKSLKTDDALIALTESLHRNQQSYESINEWPTEQDLTTFNSAANKVGHIMKTTLVTADAGDSGEMTLRYMKWNNVHHLPVVDQDERLVGLITWQHLFKYLDEIMDADHVISAGEIMIKEVISVESSTPIKEAINLMRAKNIGCLPVVEENHLVGIITVKDVLKFADA, encoded by the coding sequence ATGGGTGAACTGAATATCCATGTAAATACCAGCGGGGAAGAACGACTCCAATTTTTACAACACCTGCTCAACGACCTGAAAGCACTTGAGCGCATGCACAAGGAAGGCATGATCGAAGATGATGCTATCCGGATAGGCGCAGAGCAAGAGTTTTGCCTCGTCAATGAACAATGGCGACCGGCTACAAATGCCATGGAAGTGCTGCAAGAGTTGAATGATCCTCATTTCACTACAGAGTTAGCGCGCTTCAATTTAGAGATCAACCTGAATCCTGTTGACTTGAAAGGCTCGGCTTTCAGTCAGATGGAAGGCCAATTGAATCAATTGATGCAGAAGGCCAATGAAGCTGCCGATAAGCATGGTAGCAAGATTGTTCTTACAGGAATCCTCCCCAGTATTTCTATGCATGAGATGGAGTTGGACTTCATGACTCCTCTAGACCGGTATTATGCCTTGAATGACCTGTTCAAAAAGGCGCGCGGGGGTGATTTCCGCATGCATTTCAGTGGTGTGGATGAATTCTCGATCAATCACAATTCGGTGATGTTTGAGGCTTGCAATACCAGCTTTCAAATGCACTTGCAAATCCGTCCTGATGACTTTGTGCAGAGTTACAATTGGTCACAAGCCATCGCCGGACCTGTTTTGGCCGCCTGTGTGAATTCACCCTTACTATTAGGAAAAGAACTTTGGTGCGAAACCCGGATTGCGCTATTTCAGCAAACCCTGGACACCCGCGTAATCGCACGGGCCCATCTGGACAAACAAGCCCGGGTCACCTTCGGCAGCAATTGGGTGCATGGCGATGTGGTGGATTATTTCAAACATGAAGTCTCGAAATACAAAGCCTTACTTACTCGTGAGATTGAACAAAATTCTCTTGAAACACTGAAAGGAGGACAAATCCCTAAACTTCAGGCATTGAGCTTGCACAATGGCACTATTTACCGCTGGAACAGACCTTGTTACGGCGTAGGCGGTGGTAAACCTCATATCCGGATTGAAAACCGATACATTCCTGCAGGCCCTTCCGTGAAAGATGAAATGGCCAACCTCGCATTCTGGGTCGGCCTGATGGTAGGACGGCCTGCGGAATTTGACGACCTTCCAAAAACCATGGATTTCCAGGATGCCAAAGCCAATTTCCTGCGAGCTTGTCGCAATGGTACCGAAACTGTCATGAGCTGGAAAGGCAAACGCATCCCATTAGCCGATCTTATCAGCGAGGAACTACTTCCCATCGCGAGGACCGGTCTCCAAAAAATGAACATTGATGAAGCGGACATCAATCAATCGCTGGAAGTAATCGAAAAGCGGATGAACGGACATACGGGTTCTCAATGGATGGTCTCGAATTATCGAAGATTCAAAAAGAGCCTCAAAACCGATGATGCGCTTATTGCGCTGACAGAATCGCTCCATCGTAACCAGCAGTCTTATGAGTCCATCAATGAATGGCCCACAGAACAGGACCTGACGACATTCAATTCTGCAGCCAATAAGGTAGGCCACATCATGAAAACCACACTGGTCACAGCCGATGCAGGCGACAGTGGCGAAATGACGCTGCGCTACATGAAGTGGAACAATGTCCACCACCTGCCGGTTGTTGACCAAGACGAAAGACTGGTTGGACTGATCACCTGGCAACACTTATTCAAATACCTGGATGAGATCATGGATGCAGATCACGTCATCAGCGCTGGAGAAATCATGATTAAAGAAGTCATTTCAGTCGAATCCTCTACCCCGATCAAGGAAGCTATCAACCTGATGCGCGCTAAAAACATCGGATGTCTGCCAGTTGTTGAAGAAAATCACCTTGTTGGTATCATTACTGTCAAGGATGTGCTGAAATTTGCGGATGCCTAA
- a CDS encoding succinylglutamate desuccinylase/aspartoacylase family protein — protein sequence MPKVYSKALDQHLDIDRIIGRIDGPKNDPCVVFFAGIHGNEPSGVFALHQALQEIRENNTPVQGTIIGISGNLWALERGERYHQVDLNRIWTLKQMAQIEAGTFQPENEDEREQLEIYRVLDQLFQEQKGPFYFFDLHTTSGETIPFIPVNDSLLNRKFAKQFPIPLILGIEEHLEGPILSYLNELGYVSFGFEAGQHDELSSIDNHRIFIYLSLVFSQLINKQDVAFDQYMDSWLRVFGKHHSFFEIRKRYEVAHQEKFVMEKGFSNFQHIPAGTLLAHSNGNPIHAEISSTMFMPLYQAQGNDGYFLIRKIPDIFLWLSKILRKFKMDRLVTYLPGVQQASTYPGEFVLNLRIARIMAKPILHLLGYRSRHIDEHHLTIKSREFQSKNRDYREALWYAGS from the coding sequence ATGCCTAAAGTTTACAGCAAAGCCTTAGACCAACATCTGGATATTGACCGCATCATTGGTCGGATCGACGGACCTAAAAACGACCCATGTGTCGTATTCTTTGCTGGCATTCACGGGAATGAACCCTCTGGTGTATTCGCCTTACACCAGGCTTTACAGGAAATACGTGAAAACAACACCCCGGTACAAGGAACAATCATTGGTATTTCCGGCAACTTATGGGCGCTCGAGCGGGGAGAAAGGTATCATCAGGTGGACCTGAATCGCATCTGGACACTGAAGCAAATGGCGCAAATAGAAGCCGGAACCTTTCAACCCGAAAATGAAGATGAGCGTGAGCAGCTGGAGATCTATCGGGTACTTGATCAGCTTTTTCAAGAACAAAAAGGTCCGTTTTACTTTTTCGATCTTCATACCACCTCTGGAGAAACCATTCCTTTCATACCCGTCAATGACAGTTTGCTGAACCGCAAATTTGCCAAGCAATTCCCTATCCCATTGATTTTGGGAATCGAAGAACATCTGGAAGGTCCCATCCTGAGTTATCTCAACGAGTTGGGATATGTTTCCTTTGGGTTTGAAGCGGGACAACATGATGAACTAAGCTCCATCGACAATCATCGGATTTTCATTTATCTGTCGCTGGTATTTTCACAACTGATCAATAAGCAGGATGTAGCCTTTGACCAATACATGGATAGCTGGTTGCGTGTTTTTGGCAAACATCACTCCTTTTTTGAGATTCGTAAAAGGTATGAAGTGGCACATCAGGAAAAGTTTGTGATGGAAAAGGGGTTCAGCAATTTTCAACACATTCCAGCGGGTACCTTACTGGCTCATAGCAATGGAAATCCTATCCATGCAGAAATCAGCAGCACCATGTTCATGCCATTGTATCAGGCACAGGGAAATGATGGTTATTTCCTGATCAGAAAGATCCCTGACATTTTTCTATGGCTTTCAAAAATCCTTAGAAAATTTAAAATGGACCGGTTGGTTACTTATCTACCAGGTGTACAGCAAGCATCAACCTACCCCGGTGAATTTGTCCTGAACCTTCGAATTGCGCGCATCATGGCAAAGCCAATTTTACACCTGTTGGGCTATCGCAGCAGACACATTGATGAACACCATCTGACGATCAAAAGCCGGGAATTTCAATCGAAAAACAGAGATTACCGGGAAGCGCTTTGGTACGCCGGATCATAA
- a CDS encoding rhodanese-like domain-containing protein — MFGLFKRKKDTYQNIGLEAFNAMRQQKDTIVIDVRNPKEIASGAVPGHLAINISESDFREKVAKLDQSKTYLIYCRSGMRSAKACRIMSGMGFQSLYNFKGGIIEWNAGQ, encoded by the coding sequence ATGTTCGGTTTATTCAAGCGTAAAAAAGACACCTACCAAAACATAGGACTCGAAGCATTTAATGCAATGCGTCAACAAAAGGATACTATTGTCATTGATGTACGGAATCCAAAAGAAATTGCCTCCGGTGCAGTTCCAGGCCACTTGGCCATCAATATTTCCGAAAGTGACTTCAGAGAAAAAGTTGCCAAACTTGATCAATCAAAAACCTACCTCATCTATTGCCGAAGCGGCATGCGCAGTGCTAAAGCATGCCGCATCATGTCGGGCATGGGCTTTCAGTCACTGTATAATTTCAAAGGTGGGATCATTGAGTGGAATGCTGGACAGTAA
- a CDS encoding tetratricopeptide repeat protein, whose translation MDNNIQEIFQVAHTHHQNNQLPEAETGYLEVLQLHADHVESQLNLANIYLLTNRPNEALNLLKPLSEQLPEIALVWSNLGVAQKFLMNYEQSLIAYEKATTLNPDSPEIKHDLSMVLQLLNRNDEAIQVLQSLTATHPQYLPARFFHVQLLNSLFHFDHAEKELLAILDDVPRQLDALVELGKLYNRTGALQQATTYFKQAIDQNPNHVDAQMGYGNLLCHLGDFQGGAQHLLHATQLTPQDWTVHFHLGNALLKGARFEDALAPLKRALELSPGNESVREALGWIYKRFVPQWHMSMVADSVRNQAYEQALDKVVNPESIVFDIGAGSGLLSMMAARQGARRVYTCEMSKVMSNMAEEIITKNGYEDQITLYPLKSTSLTPDQFEGKPNVLVSEILDAGLIGEHAIPTLRHALTELCDEACTIIPARAKIIGKLVSIPAMRAVNPVQEIEGFDFTPFDQFRVPKEYLVDDLTKYEHQSLTQSTDLMAYDFYDMGDPIPEHQWREKYFDMDIEESGLLDACVFWFKLWLDDEITITTDPDAVVKHHCWNQALYFFENKIEVKRGQKVRMKMIYNDIKIRFEVMAY comes from the coding sequence ATGGACAACAATATTCAGGAAATTTTCCAGGTGGCCCATACGCACCATCAGAACAATCAATTGCCAGAAGCTGAAACTGGGTACCTGGAGGTTTTGCAACTACACGCAGATCATGTGGAGTCGCAGCTGAACCTTGCAAATATCTATTTGCTGACCAATCGCCCGAATGAAGCCCTTAATTTGCTCAAGCCTCTATCCGAACAGCTACCAGAAATAGCCTTGGTTTGGAGTAATCTTGGAGTAGCTCAGAAGTTCTTGATGAATTATGAACAGTCATTGATCGCGTATGAAAAAGCAACCACTTTGAATCCGGATTCGCCGGAAATCAAACACGACCTGAGCATGGTATTGCAATTGCTCAACCGAAATGATGAAGCGATTCAGGTGTTGCAATCACTGACGGCCACCCATCCGCAATATCTCCCTGCGCGTTTTTTTCATGTGCAGTTACTCAATTCACTATTTCATTTTGATCACGCAGAGAAGGAATTGCTTGCCATTTTGGATGATGTGCCCAGGCAACTGGATGCCTTGGTGGAACTTGGGAAACTTTATAATAGGACTGGCGCACTCCAACAGGCCACGACTTATTTCAAACAAGCCATTGATCAGAATCCTAATCACGTAGATGCTCAGATGGGGTATGGTAACCTTTTGTGTCATTTGGGAGATTTTCAGGGAGGTGCACAGCATTTACTTCATGCCACACAGCTAACTCCACAGGATTGGACGGTCCATTTTCATTTAGGCAACGCACTCTTGAAAGGTGCAAGGTTTGAAGATGCCCTAGCCCCCTTAAAAAGAGCGCTTGAGTTATCTCCGGGCAATGAATCGGTGCGAGAGGCGCTAGGTTGGATCTATAAACGATTTGTTCCGCAATGGCACATGAGTATGGTGGCTGATTCTGTCCGTAATCAAGCTTATGAACAAGCCCTGGACAAAGTGGTCAATCCTGAAAGCATCGTGTTCGATATTGGGGCTGGTTCGGGTTTGTTGTCCATGATGGCTGCCCGACAGGGTGCCCGACGAGTCTATACTTGCGAGATGTCAAAAGTGATGTCAAACATGGCGGAAGAGATCATTACTAAAAATGGATACGAAGACCAGATTACTTTATATCCATTGAAATCAACCTCGCTTACGCCAGATCAATTTGAGGGAAAACCCAATGTTCTGGTTTCTGAGATCCTGGATGCGGGGTTGATTGGTGAGCATGCGATTCCGACGCTAAGGCATGCACTGACTGAATTGTGTGATGAAGCCTGTACGATCATTCCCGCCCGGGCAAAGATCATCGGAAAGCTGGTCAGTATCCCAGCGATGCGAGCTGTGAACCCTGTCCAGGAAATTGAAGGATTTGATTTTACACCTTTTGATCAGTTTCGAGTTCCCAAAGAATATTTGGTAGATGACCTCACCAAATATGAACATCAATCACTTACCCAGTCGACCGACCTGATGGCTTATGATTTTTATGACATGGGTGATCCTATTCCTGAGCATCAATGGCGTGAAAAGTATTTTGATATGGACATTGAGGAATCGGGTTTGTTGGATGCGTGCGTATTTTGGTTTAAGCTTTGGTTGGATGATGAAATAACGATTACTACAGACCCTGATGCAGTCGTAAAACATCATTGTTGGAACCAGGCCTTATACTTTTTTGAAAATAAGATCGAAGTGAAGAGGGGTCAGAAAGTGCGAATGAAGATGATCTACAATGATATCAAGATACGATTTGAGGTGATGGCGTATTGA
- a CDS encoding kelch repeat-containing protein, whose translation MLLIAACNDEPIRVLVITSFSPESEGVGNLVSIEGCGFGVETGAMNVDFNGTLAEIISLNDSLLMVEIPSGATTGPISIQVSDQMIRSDQDFTVLEGTWTQKQGIPAEVGFGASVGFAFGGYGYVGAGGDNGRILDDFWKYDPSSDSWTDLPTIPNGARRFSSGFVIGNQVYVVLGVKDNETEITREFYAFGLLTNTWNRFNDFPGTLPDFRDTYPAFMIGNEGYLLLGEEIWHYDPGKDEWILVDTYPGAGTSSHVTEVIDKLAYIGLGFNDAFDWWSYDPETKEWKELAIFPGDLTWGLQSFQLRGKIYVVGKTCWEYDPITNQWIQRNSHPDGRRFATAFSIGEKGYFGTGISESGMSQFQKDFWDFSLE comes from the coding sequence ATGCTTTTAATAGCAGCCTGTAATGATGAGCCAATCAGAGTACTGGTGATCACTTCCTTTTCGCCGGAAAGTGAAGGAGTGGGGAATTTGGTCTCGATTGAAGGTTGTGGTTTTGGTGTGGAAACAGGTGCGATGAATGTTGATTTTAATGGCACCTTGGCAGAGATTATTTCCCTGAATGACTCTTTGCTGATGGTGGAGATTCCATCCGGAGCAACTACTGGACCTATTTCCATTCAGGTAAGTGATCAAATGATCCGAAGTGACCAGGATTTCACCGTTCTTGAGGGCACCTGGACTCAAAAACAGGGCATTCCCGCAGAAGTTGGTTTTGGTGCATCGGTCGGCTTTGCTTTTGGCGGATATGGATATGTAGGTGCCGGTGGGGATAATGGTCGTATTCTGGATGATTTCTGGAAGTATGATCCGAGTAGTGATTCGTGGACTGATTTACCTACAATACCCAATGGCGCCAGGCGATTCAGTTCGGGCTTTGTGATTGGCAATCAGGTATATGTTGTCTTAGGCGTAAAGGATAATGAAACGGAGATCACAAGAGAATTTTATGCTTTCGGTCTACTAACAAATACATGGAATAGGTTTAATGATTTTCCGGGTACTTTGCCTGATTTTAGGGACACTTATCCAGCTTTCATGATCGGAAATGAGGGTTACTTGTTGCTGGGGGAGGAAATATGGCATTATGATCCTGGTAAAGATGAATGGATCCTTGTAGATACTTATCCGGGGGCAGGAACTTCCAGCCACGTTACAGAAGTAATCGATAAACTGGCTTATATCGGGCTTGGCTTCAACGATGCTTTTGACTGGTGGAGCTATGATCCTGAAACCAAGGAATGGAAGGAGTTGGCCATATTTCCAGGAGATTTGACATGGGGGCTACAGAGTTTTCAATTGCGAGGTAAGATCTATGTAGTGGGAAAAACATGCTGGGAATATGATCCGATCACCAACCAATGGATTCAGAGGAATTCCCATCCGGATGGTCGAAGATTTGCAACTGCCTTCAGTATAGGAGAAAAGGGATATTTTGGTACGGGCATTTCTGAATCAGGGATGTCCCAATTTCAAAAGGATTTTTGGGATTTTTCTTTAGAATGA
- a CDS encoding TonB-dependent receptor, with amino-acid sequence MLRLRVYFAFLLITVCFSGRSQVIQSLSGLIIDVSSREPLPYATVSIEGTSLGTTSNMDGYFSFVSIPSDTCSLQIQYMGYETLTFPISEFLKLDRPVIQMKVSSQMLNEVVVTGSNLDRQMIKASGQLSRVSLSPKALAAIPSMGEQDIFRALQLLPGVSGTNEASSGLYVRGGTPDQNLILLDGFTVYHVDHFYGFFSAFNPNAIKDVQLYKGGFESKYGGRLSSVMELTGKSGNQTRLAGGLGIGAISANAYLEIPLGRKLNFFVAGRRSYTDIIKSSVYNNIFDLYNDANAQTTVPQNQNQGIQRRQGNRQTQQEVTEPSFFFYDLNSKLTFRPSDKDVVSLSVYNGVDDLDNSRTTSNSFERNNGDTINIASDIDDVLKWGNIGSSIRWARQWNDRYYSHVNIGYSNYFSDRNRLTSIEIGRSDTTILRSFGTVESNDLRDYSLAIGNEYILNQSHTLNFGTQITYNDISYQYNLNDTIQLIDNRNDGTLFTLYLQDSWKPQKDLTITGGLRGSYFDVTESTFFEPRLSASYELNDRVRLSGAWGHYYQFVNRIVREDVTQGSRDFWLLADDNQSPISFSRHLIGGIAYEIPNWLLNIEFFDKTLEGISEFSLRFTANPNNEGQFFFEGTGVARGLEVLLQKKDGNLKGWVSYTLSEVVHDIDGISDNPFYALHDSRHEINVVSTYELGKWIFGATWVYGTGKPYTAPYGEYQITTLDGTDYEFISVGAKNAFRLPDYHRLDLSVNYKIRLGQGEGNIGLSLFNFYDRTNIWYKEFLIEEEEVIETGVNLIGLTPNLNLSIKF; translated from the coding sequence ATGCTGAGATTAAGAGTTTATTTCGCGTTTTTGTTGATCACAGTTTGCTTCTCTGGAAGAAGTCAGGTTATCCAATCTCTCAGTGGATTGATCATCGATGTTTCCTCTAGAGAACCATTACCTTATGCGACAGTTTCAATAGAAGGAACATCGCTTGGGACCACAAGTAACATGGATGGGTACTTTTCATTCGTATCGATTCCTTCAGACACTTGTTCCTTACAGATCCAATACATGGGGTATGAGACGCTGACATTCCCGATCAGTGAGTTCCTAAAGCTAGATCGACCGGTGATCCAGATGAAGGTCTCCAGTCAAATGCTGAATGAAGTCGTTGTTACCGGATCAAATCTGGACCGACAAATGATCAAGGCCTCCGGACAATTGAGTCGTGTTAGTCTATCTCCCAAAGCACTGGCTGCCATACCCAGCATGGGGGAACAAGACATTTTTAGGGCACTGCAATTGCTCCCTGGTGTCAGTGGGACGAATGAAGCATCTTCTGGCTTATATGTACGTGGTGGAACGCCCGACCAAAATCTTATCTTACTGGATGGCTTCACGGTCTATCATGTTGATCACTTCTATGGCTTCTTCAGTGCATTTAATCCAAATGCTATTAAAGATGTCCAATTGTATAAAGGGGGGTTTGAATCAAAATATGGAGGGCGGCTCTCCAGCGTAATGGAATTGACTGGCAAATCTGGTAATCAAACCAGACTAGCGGGTGGATTAGGAATCGGAGCCATTTCGGCTAATGCATACTTAGAAATCCCTCTTGGCAGGAAGCTTAACTTTTTTGTAGCCGGACGAAGATCATATACAGACATTATCAAAAGTAGTGTCTACAATAACATCTTCGATTTATACAATGATGCTAATGCTCAGACAACCGTACCCCAAAATCAAAATCAGGGAATCCAAAGAAGACAAGGAAATAGACAAACACAACAAGAAGTCACAGAACCCTCGTTTTTCTTCTATGACCTCAATTCGAAACTAACCTTTCGACCTTCAGACAAGGATGTAGTTTCTCTGTCTGTTTATAATGGCGTGGATGACCTGGATAATTCTCGAACTACCAGTAATAGTTTTGAACGAAACAACGGAGATACAATTAACATCGCAAGTGACATAGATGATGTACTGAAATGGGGTAATATAGGATCCAGTATTCGGTGGGCCCGGCAATGGAATGACCGATACTATAGTCATGTGAACATTGGATACTCCAACTATTTCAGTGACAGGAACCGACTGACTTCCATCGAAATCGGAAGATCCGACACTACAATCTTAAGAAGTTTTGGAACCGTAGAAAGTAATGATTTGAGGGATTATTCTCTGGCAATTGGTAATGAGTACATTCTTAACCAATCGCACACGTTGAATTTCGGAACTCAAATCACCTATAATGACATCTCCTATCAGTACAACCTGAATGACACAATCCAGTTAATTGACAATAGAAACGACGGTACGCTGTTCACCCTTTATCTTCAGGATAGCTGGAAACCGCAAAAAGATTTAACAATAACCGGCGGCCTCCGTGGATCCTATTTTGACGTCACCGAATCAACCTTTTTTGAACCCAGGCTCTCTGCTTCTTATGAACTGAATGATCGGGTGAGGCTAAGTGGAGCATGGGGACATTACTATCAGTTCGTCAATCGAATAGTCCGGGAAGATGTCACACAAGGAAGCCGTGATTTCTGGTTACTGGCGGATGACAATCAAAGTCCTATTAGTTTTTCTCGTCACCTAATAGGGGGAATCGCCTATGAGATTCCTAATTGGCTGTTGAACATTGAGTTCTTTGACAAGACATTGGAAGGAATCTCGGAATTCAGTCTCCGGTTTACTGCGAATCCCAATAATGAAGGTCAATTCTTCTTTGAAGGAACTGGGGTCGCCAGAGGCCTGGAAGTATTACTTCAAAAAAAAGACGGCAACCTAAAGGGCTGGGTTAGTTATACGTTAAGCGAGGTTGTGCATGACATTGATGGAATCAGCGACAATCCATTTTACGCCTTGCACGATTCCCGACATGAAATTAATGTGGTGTCCACCTACGAATTGGGAAAGTGGATTTTTGGTGCCACCTGGGTGTATGGAACAGGTAAACCATATACCGCTCCTTATGGGGAATATCAAATTACAACATTGGACGGAACGGACTATGAATTCATCAGCGTCGGAGCAAAAAATGCTTTCCGATTACCAGATTATCATCGATTAGACCTGTCCGTAAATTATAAGATACGTCTAGGCCAGGGAGAAGGGAATATTGGTCTTTCCCTATTCAATTTTTACGACCGTACCAATATCTGGTACAAGGAATTCTTGATCGAAGAAGAAGAGGTCATTGAAACGGGCGTCAATTTGATTGGACTTACTCCTAATCTTAATCTGAGCATCAAATTTTAA
- a CDS encoding DUF4249 family protein → MMKKLIFILALPISLLQSCEDVPEFGENETVPVIEAFIYANQPVQNIIIKEVQPFGATEGTEVFLTGLQPQILRNENAFELTESEGNPGHYFYSGTDLIIEIGETYEFSVDFGSVQVTGETTVPSPPIGLTMVTDTLEVPAIEERRDLIRFFQSGDNQLLVEWENLGGAYHYILIRNVEENPLPLDPNELIPFNFNFTSEPTQDDFFNLSAFAHFTQFGSHQLILFRVNPEYALLYESLEQDSRDLNEPFSNITNGVGVFSAFSSDTVNFEILQRPD, encoded by the coding sequence ATGATGAAAAAATTGATATTCATTTTAGCGCTGCCTATCTCCTTACTACAGTCTTGCGAAGATGTACCTGAATTCGGGGAGAATGAAACTGTTCCGGTTATAGAGGCATTCATATACGCCAATCAACCCGTTCAAAACATCATAATAAAGGAAGTTCAGCCTTTCGGAGCCACGGAAGGAACTGAAGTATTTCTAACAGGGTTGCAACCACAAATCCTTAGGAATGAAAATGCTTTTGAACTCACAGAAAGTGAAGGGAATCCTGGGCACTATTTCTATTCTGGGACAGATCTGATCATTGAAATAGGCGAAACCTATGAATTTTCAGTGGATTTTGGTTCGGTACAAGTTACAGGTGAAACCACTGTTCCATCACCCCCGATAGGCTTGACCATGGTAACGGACACACTGGAAGTACCAGCCATTGAAGAACGTAGGGATTTGATCCGCTTCTTTCAATCAGGGGACAATCAACTCCTCGTCGAATGGGAAAACCTTGGAGGTGCGTATCATTATATTTTAATACGGAATGTTGAAGAAAATCCTTTGCCTCTGGATCCGAATGAATTGATTCCCTTCAACTTCAATTTTACTTCCGAGCCTACACAGGACGACTTTTTCAATTTATCGGCTTTCGCTCATTTTACTCAGTTTGGATCACATCAGCTGATTTTATTTCGAGTAAATCCCGAGTATGCGCTGCTTTATGAAAGTCTCGAACAAGATTCGAGGGACTTGAATGAGCCTTTTAGTAACATTACTAATGGTGTAGGGGTCTTCTCTGCCTTTTCAAGTGATACAGTAAACTTCGAGATTTTACAAAGACCGGATTAA